CCGCTCCCATCTGGACGGCTCATCGCACTTCCTGACGCCGGAGAAGGTGGTGGGCATCCAGCAGGCGCTGGGGGTGGACGTGGCCATGGTGCTGGACGAGTGCATCCCGTACCCGGCGAGCCGGGAGTATGTGAAGGCGTCCACGGATCGGACGGTGCGCTGGGCGCGGCGGTCGCTGGAGGCGCCGCGCAATCCGGACAGCGCTCTCTTCGGGATCGTCCAGGGCGGGGTGTTCAAGGACTTGCGCGAGGACTGCGCGGGGCGGCTCGCCGACCTCCCGTTCGACGGCTACGCCGCCGGCGGTCTGGGCATCGGCGAAGGGCCGGCGCTCCTGGCGGAGATCGGCGGCTTTACCGCGGCGCGCATGCCCGAGGACCGTCCGCGCTACCTCATGGGCCTCGGCAAACCCGAAGACTTGATTCACGGGGTCCGCTCCGGCTATGATTTGTTCGATTGCGTTCTGCCGACGAGGAATGCCAGGAACGGCACGTTATACACCGCCACCGGGAAGCTCAGCATCAAGAACGCGGCCTTCGCGCGGGACCCGCGTCCCGTGGACGAAAGCTGCCCGTGCTACGGTTGCCGGCATTTTTCGCGTGCCTATCTTCGCCACCTCTATGTGGCCGGCGAAATCCTTGCGGCCTATCTGAACACGCTGCACAACGTCTGCTATTACCAGAGGCTGATGACGGAACTGCGCGGGGCCATTCGGGACCGGTCGAGTCTGGAGAACGTCGCGGGCGGGATATGGGACTTGCCCGAGCCCGTGGCGTAAGGGCATGGCCGGCCCGGGTGACGGCCGGCAATCGCATCGCATCTTGAAGCTTTGGAGGAGAACATGTGGGACGTAGCCTATGCGCAGGCCGGAGGCGGCCCCAGCACATTCATCAGCATGTTGCCCCTCGTGCTGATCTTCGCGGTCTTCTACTTCCTCCTGATCCGGCCGCAGCAGCGCAAGGCCAAGGATCACCGCAACATGCTGGCACAGCTCAAGCGCAACGACGAGGTCATGACCACGGGCGGCGTGTTCGGCAAGATCCTTGGACTGACCGACACCGAGGTCACGCTCGAAGTGGCCCCCAACGTCAAGATCAAGGTGGGCCGGAGCTACATCGCCCAGCTTTTCAGAACAGAGAAGACCGCCGGCGCCAAGGAGGCCAAGGGCAAGTAGCGGGGGGCGGTTGCGGCGAGCTCCGGTTGGGGAAACAAGCATGCGTCAAAGTCTAGCCATTCGTCTGGTCCTGCTGGCGGTCTGCATGGTGGCGGCCGGGGTGTATCTCGCTCCCAGCTTCGTGCAGGGCCTGTGGTTCCTGCCCCAGAACGGCATCCGCCTCGGGTTGGACCTTCAGGGCGGGTCGCATCTGGTGCTGGAGGTGGAGGTGGAGAAGGCCGTGGAGAACCGCATGCGCCGGGTGCGCAGCAGTCTCCGCGACGAGTTGCGCGAGCGCAACATCGCCTTCACCGCTCTCGAGGTCGGCACCGCCGGGGAACTCGCCGTCA
The sequence above is a segment of the Deltaproteobacteria bacterium genome. Coding sequences within it:
- the yajC gene encoding preprotein translocase subunit YajC — encoded protein: MWDVAYAQAGGGPSTFISMLPLVLIFAVFYFLLIRPQQRKAKDHRNMLAQLKRNDEVMTTGGVFGKILGLTDTEVTLEVAPNVKIKVGRSYIAQLFRTEKTAGAKEAKGK
- the tgt gene encoding tRNA guanosine(34) transglycosylase Tgt, coding for MQFTVTHTDPSSEARTGVLETAHGVVETPAFMPVGTRGSVKALSPRDLREVSSQIILCNTYHLYMRPGEELIRDLGGLHAFMGWDGPILTDSGGYQVLSLAAMRKITEEGVSFRSHLDGSSHFLTPEKVVGIQQALGVDVAMVLDECIPYPASREYVKASTDRTVRWARRSLEAPRNPDSALFGIVQGGVFKDLREDCAGRLADLPFDGYAAGGLGIGEGPALLAEIGGFTAARMPEDRPRYLMGLGKPEDLIHGVRSGYDLFDCVLPTRNARNGTLYTATGKLSIKNAAFARDPRPVDESCPCYGCRHFSRAYLRHLYVAGEILAAYLNTLHNVCYYQRLMTELRGAIRDRSSLENVAGGIWDLPEPVA